ACATGGCCACCTACCGGTCCTCGTGGCCGTAGCCGAGCTGACGGCTGGGCGCATCGCCGCGGCGCGAGCTGTCGTGATTCAGTTCGCTCGGGACACGGCCGGCCGCGCGTGTACCGAGGCCCTCGTGTCGCTGCGGCTGCGCTGGCGCTACCCGTTTCGGAGCCAACACGTGTGCGGATTCCATCAGTACCCCAAACCTGAGTGAAAATCGCTGCCGTTGCGCATTTCCATCCCCTCGTATCTTTCATAGTTTTCGCTGTCCGACACAGGCGAATAGTTGTCTCGGCGCACGGCGTCGAGCAGCTTATGTATGGCTTCGATGCGCTGCTTCAAACCGGCCATCAGGCCATCGACATGGGATGTGCCCTCAGCTGCGGGGTGATCGCGTGGCAACACGCTCGGGTCGCGAAGAACCTCGGGAAGCTGATCTGGTCTCACCTGGCCCCGCACGTGTTCTTCCCCGTCCGCGTCCACAGTGAACAGGGTGGCTTCAACCAGGTCGGCTTGACCTCGAACAGTTCGACATTCCAGCCGGTAGTCCTCTCCAGCACCCAAGGAGCTGGGTGCTACGAAATACTGGTTCCAGTTGCCGGCATCGTCCGGGCGGTTGACCCCCCAGATCCATCCGTACTGCACTGGATCCATGACCGGGTCGTAACCGTCAGCAAGCACATACGGCGAACGATGCACCAGTTCGGTATCGCGCGCGTATCCCTCCGGATCTTGGAGGGCATCGCCGATCGAGTCAGGCCCTACCTGCCAATAGTCATCTCCCGACTCCCGATTCCAGAGCCTCACCTCGAGCAGATCCCCCGCATCGAGATCGCATACGTAATCCACCATGAAGTTCTCATCCGGGGAAACGTAGGAATCAGTTTTATTTCCCAGGCCGGAATCGGGATACGAGTCGTAGTAGGACCAGTCGTACATCTCCGGGCTCGGAGCCAGTGCGGACTCAGGGGCGTGGCTATCGCGTGTTCCCTCAGTCATGGCGGCCACCTCGTGGGGAGCGCAATGGCCTCACCCGCCCTTGACGCGCAACTGGGCGTTGGTGTCGAACACGGCCTTCTCCACGCCGCTGAGCACCGTCTGGATCTTGAAGCCGGGTTGGTTCTCCAGCTTCCACAACGCGCGGCCTTGCCGTTCCATGCACCAGCCGGTCGTGACGTCCTGCTCGGGTTCGCCGAGCCCGAGGTCCTCTGCGAGGTCGTCGGCGACCCGGGTGGACTGTCCGAACAGGATTCTCGTGCTGCACAACGCGAGCAGGTCCTGGGCGATGGCTACTTCCTGCGATCCGGTGTTGCCGACCGACAGGAAGTCCGAAGGCTTGTGCCCCACCAGGATCTGGATCTTCCGCTCGGTGCGCGACAGGCGCAGGTCCGAGTCGACGGCCTGCACCGCCTTCACACCGAGCCGCATCTGCCGCCAGACCTCGTCGCGCACGACGATGCGGATCTCGCCGTCCTCTTGCAGATCCGTGATGAGCGACGACCATGAGCCGAGCACGGTCAGCGCCACCGCCACGGCCTGGTCGCCACGGGACCGCAGCTGCGAGAGGTCCATCGACTGGATCGGCGCCGCCCAGTCGAGCGCGAAGTTGGTCGGTTCGTCGAACAATCCCGCCAGCGGCCCGGAGATCAGGTTGCCGAGCGCGTCGGTGATCGGCCGCAAGGTGTCGAGGAACTGGCGCTCGTCGGCGAACCGCGCCCGGTCGATCAACGCGCGGTCCGGATGCGCCAAGGCGTGGTGGACCGCGGGGACGGTGACCTGCCGAAGCCCGGTGTAGCCGTCCTCCGCTCCGACCAAGCGCCGGAGCACGTGCGAGAGCACGGCCTCATCGCTGACCGTGGCGGCGTAGCCCTGGGCTTCGGCGAGCGCGGTGAGCAGCTTCGTCCACCGCCCGAGGACTCCGTCGAGCTCGTCACGCTGGCGAGCCACCGACCAGGAATCCCACCTGGTGGTGATCGGCCCGAGGTCCAGGGCGTTGAGCCGCGCCGGCGAGCCACGACCGAGCGCGATCGGCTCGATCCCCAACGCGCGGACCAAGGGGCTGTACTCGCCCTTCACATCACCGGAGATCAAAGTGCGGGTGCCGAACAGCATCATCCGCAGCAGCAATGCGACCACTGTGGACGATTTGCCGCGACCGGGTTCGCCGAACACCACCAGGTTCGGATTGGTGACCAGTCCGGCGAGAACCCAGTCGATCGGGCTGCAATGGAACGCGCCACCGCTGAGCGTGTCGTAACCGATGCGCGCACCCATCGCAGGGTTCTGATTCGCCGCCAGCAACGGGAACAACCCACCGATCTCGTGAGTAGCGGCGAGATAAGTCGCCAACGGCGCTTCAGCCGCTGACCAGCCGCGTCCGGGCAGCGCCCGGCCCCTGCGAGGTGCGCGGACGCGGTTGACTCGTCCCTCTCGCCGGAGGTTCGCAGTCACGGTCGGACGTGGACGCGGAGCGCTTGGAGCTCCTCCGAATTGGGTGAGCAGCTGGGCGGCGCTGCGGTCTCGTTCGCGCATCAGAGCAGACCTCCTCGGGAGCGGGGCAATCCGATGCCCAGCGGCACGCAGGCCGCGACGAAACCGGAATCCTGAGCCAGATCGAGCCGCAGCAGCCGGAACCGACCGGCCGAGTCGTTCTCCAGCCGCGCGGCATGGTCTTCGACCTGCCACGTCGCGGGAACCGTCACCGCGGCAGCCACCGAGTAACGCACCAAGCTGTGCCCAGCGGCCACGGCCCGCTCCTGAGCCTGGGCGCCACCGGCCGCACGCTCCTCGACCGCCGATGCGGAAAACCCCTTGTGCGCCTTGAAATCACGCAGCACCCCAGTGCGGAACCGGATGCTCTGCACCTCACGTCCCGCCCGCCGTGAGTCCAGCACCTCGTAATGGATCGCGACGCAACGCCGCTCGCCCGCGGTGCGCACGGCCAGCAACGGGGAAAGGCTGCCGAACACCGTGCCCGCATCGGGCATCAGCACCGAGTAGGACACCGTGGAGTAGGCGTCGTGGTCGTATCGGCGCATCGACGGCGACGGCGACGCGACCGGGCCAGCGGCGGCCTTGGGCAGCCCGCCCTCAGCACCGCCGGTCAGGTGCGCGGCGCGCAGCACCGCGCTGGAATCCGGGTTGAACGAGGTCCGCACCGCCTCCGCCAGGTCCGAGCCCGAGAGCCAGGTGACCGAGGTCGCGCCCATCGCCTTGAGCGGGTCCTCCAAGCCATCGAGAACTCGGTAGAGCACCCGTGCACGGCCGTGCACTCCACCGCCCGCGGCCGCCGCCGGCTTCCGCAGCGCGTCCTCAGTGCCGGAGACCGTGACGAACACTTCGTGCCGGACCCCGGCGTTGCCGATCGTGCGGTCCAGCTCGTCGGCCACGCGGCGAGCGAGCTCCGGAGCGTCGGCGACCTCGTGCTCGCGGCGCCACACCTCGTGCTCGGTCCCGTCATCGGGCACCGTGCGCACCAGCAGCGACAGCCGGTCGACGACATCGCGGTGCCCGATGGACAGCAGCAGGTTCCCCAGCCGGGCTGCGAGGCGCTCGCACTGCTCCGCCGAGAGCAGCCCGACGCCGGAGTGCGTCAGCCGCGCCGACGCTCCCCACCGGCCGTCGCCGGTGTCGTGGATGAGGCACACCCGGCCCTGGTCGCGCAGCGGCGGCCCGTCCGGCAGCTCGACCCGCTGCAACACACCGGGCAGATCCGGCTCGTCCGGATCGACCGGGTGGCCCGCTGCCGCGGCCGACTGCCACCGCGACCAGCCGGTGGCCACGCCGAGCTGGTGCAGCAGCAGGTGCCCCAGCCAGCGCAGCGCCGGACGCCCCCGAACCGGCACCACCACCAGAACCGCGACGCCTCCGCACCCGGCGAAGAGCATCAACGCATCCAGGAAGCGACCCGCTGAAACCGCCCACAGCACGGGCGCGGACAAGACCAGGCAGGTCACCGCCTGCACCGGGGTGAGGCCCATGATCCAGCCGGCGCGTTCGCGGCGCGCCAGTCCTCGGTAGATCCGCACGTTGCCGCTCATCAGGCAATCACCCCTGGTTCCACGTCTCCACCTGCGGTGCTGCCACCGCCATTGCTGTTCGGACCGTCGCCATCGGGCGGTTCCCAGTCGGAGCCGGTGGCGGGAGGCTCTGGTGACGGCGGGTCCTCCTCGTCACCGGCTCCGGTGAACTGGGGACCGATCCCGTCGTTGCTCGTGATCGACCCGCGGTTGGCGGCAGGGGGCTGAGCCGAGTCGGAATCGGCGTCGGCTCGCGGTTCGTCCGGTGCGTCCGACCGTTCCGCGTCCGGATCGAGCGGCTGATCCGCCGAACCGGTTGCTCCGCCAGTGCTGCCGATACCGTGGGCGTTCATCGCGCCGTCGCTGAAGTCCGACCAGGCCGCGTCAAACCGCCCGGCAGACGCGTCTTCCTGCGCCGAGCCACCCGAACCACCGTCACCGAACCCGGCCATGGCGGTGGCGGCTTTTGTGACCGGGCTGTTCATGCCGTAGGAATCGATGCCCGTTGACGACGACAACGCGTCCCGGAACACGCCGCCTGCATCGGTGTTCGGGTCGACGAACGCGAACAACCGGAACAGCACCAGCGGGCTGAACACGCTCAGCACCAGCACGCCGATCCCCGCGAGCAGCGCGGACAAACCCTCCGCACCTGCGACCAGCCCGATGCCCAACACCAGCGCGAGCGCGAGCACCGGTTTCATCGCGATGCACGACAGCAGCCACCGGACCGTCGTCCAGAACCAGCGCTTGGTGACGTTGGCCAGCAGTCCGGCCGCGGTGATCGGGATGGTCGCGACCAACAGGTAGATCGCCGCTTCGCGGAACAACATCTCCAGCAGGTAGCCGACCGCTGCGGGCAGAACCCCGATCACCGCGCACAGCCCGAGCACGACAGCCTTGATGCCTTCGCCCGTGCCACCGGCGAACTGGGTGCGCTCCAGAGCTTCTTGGAAGTTCGCCGCCTGCAAACCTGCTTGCAGGATGCCTTGGGTGAGCCCGTCGGCGGCGGCGAGGAACGTGCCGACCATGCCGACGGTGACCGCCAACGCCACGCCGTACTGCAACGGGCCGGTGGTCAACCGCACGATCCCGCGTCCGCCGCGCAGCGAAGTCATGGTGAGCTGCCAGAAGAACAACCCCAGCGCGAGCACCCCGGAGATCCACAACATCATCGGCCACAGCACCCCGACCGGACCGTCGTGCGGATTCACCTCGAATACGGAGAAGCGGTCGGCGAGCGCGAACGCCTCCCGCAGCAGGTCGAGGCTGCCGTCCCATAACGCCCGCATCGCGGACTCGAAAGCGGACGCCGCGAGCTCGGCGATCTCCGACCCGAGGGAGTCACCGATGTCGTCGAACGGCCACATCAGCCCTCCCGCAGTTCTCGGTAGCCGACCGACACCGCGTCCTCGCTGCCCGGCCACGCGCTCGGCGCCGGCGCGGCCAGCGGCATCGCTGCGATCCGCCAGCGGTGTCCGTTCCAGCGCAGCGCCTGGCAGTCGCCGATCCCCGCGGTGACGGTCTGACCGCGGTGGTCCACGGAGAACTGGCCGAGCACGCACGCGACTACGAGCCGGCCGCCTTCGGCAATGCCTTTGATCTGCCCGTGCGTGGGTTGGAAGTCGGCGAGCATCCCGGGAACCGGGCCGGTCGGTGGCATGCCCGCCGAGGTCCGCAGCGACCGCAGCAGCGAGTGCAGACCGGTCTCGGTAGCGCCCGGTGCTCCCGGTTCGGAGAGCTCGGTGAATCCGCGGGCGTAGAGATCCGGATCGGCACCGCGCAGCGCGGCCTCGTCCAACGCGGCGAGCTGGGCGAGGGCGCCGCGCGCGGTTCCCGGAACACCGCCGGGGATCCAGCCGCCCCGCACCGGACGGGTCGGCGGAAGGGTGATCGGAGGTCCGGCCGAACCGGTGCTCAAGGGTTGCGGTCGTACGGCTTGCGGCGGCAGCACTGGCATCGGCCGAGTCACCAGCTCCAGGACACCGGGCTCGATGCTCCCAAGGTCGGCCGATGGCGCGGCGACCGGCTCGCGGGATTCCGTCGTGTTCGGGTCGGAGGTGGTCGCGCGGGCCACGATCAGCGCCACGAGCATGACCACCAGGGCCAGCGTTCCGAGCACCACGGCGACGAGCCCGACCCCGGCTCTGCGCCGTTCCCGCGCTTCGCTGCGCGGGGCGCTCATGCCCCACCTCCGGCGAAGTGGTTGATCAGCGGGTACCCCACCGCGTACAGCAGGCCGCCTGCGACGCCGCAGAGCATCATGACGACGCCGACCTTGCCCGCGCGGTGGTGATCCACCCACCGGCCGCCCGCCCACACCGCCAGGCCCGCGAAGAACCCGATGAGCAGGGCAATCTGCGCGCCCCACTTGAACACCCCCGCGACCTCGGTGATCTTGTCCGCACCCGGCGGCGGCGCGGGTGCCGGGTTCGGAAGCTGCGACAGGACGGGGACCACGGCATCGAATCCGATGTGGAGCATCAGTGGATCACCTTTCGGGAGAAGGATTTCCCAGCCGCGTGAGCCGGGCCGGGGAGCAGGCGCAGGTGCTGCAGCAGCGGAATCGCCGCGTCGCGCAACCGCGCAGGAGTGACTTCGGCGGTGATCCCGCCGAGCGCTACGGACGAGTCGTGCGGCAGGAACACCGCGTTCTCCAGTAACACCGAGGTGCGTCGCCCCGCCGCGCCCGCGACTCCGGCAGGCCACTTCCGCGTACCCAGCACGACCAGCTGCGCCGGAGGGACGATCGTCCCGGTCTGGTTCCAGGCATCCAGCCGAGCCAGCACCTGCTCGGCGTGCAACAACGACGGCCTGCTCGCCCGGCACACCAACAACGGTCTCGGCACCGGCTCCCCCACTCGAAGCCACGCCCCCGCACCAGCCAGCGGATGCGCCGCCACCCGCCACGGGTCGTGTCCGATGTCGACGATCGTCGCCTGCACCGACCGAGCAGCCGCAGCGAAGAACCGCGGCGGCGGCACCATCCCCGGCGTCACGATCGGCAACGACGTCTCGACCCGCGCCAGCACCGCATGCGCCCGCCACGAAGCCCGGATCCGCACGGCAGGGTGCGGGCCGTCGAACACCGGCCCGTCTGCGCGGGCAGCCGCAGCCAACCCCGAACGCGCCGGATCCGCGGTGTCCACCAACAAGACCCGCCGCCCCGCCAGCTGCAATGCATCAGCGAGCACGGCCGCCACCACTGACGCGCCAGCTCCCGCTGATGCCGCCAGCACCGGAACCACCGAACCGAAACCCGACCAGTCCGCGCCACCGAGCGATCCCGGCGGAAGCCCCTGCCGTTGGACCACTGCCGCTGCCTGCCCGGTCGCGGCAGCCGTGCGGAACGCGACATCTTCATCATCCGGCTCGTTCGCCCCCGACTCGGCTGCCGCCGCAAGCCGACCGGCTTCGACGGCACCTGCGACATCCGGCGTAGGCAGGTCACCGCGCATCGCGGCGGCGGCACCAGCCAGTCGCTGGTCACGGGCGATCAGGCCAACTTCCGCACCGGCTGCCTTCCGGAGCGCTGCGGCGCACGGCTGTCGTGTTCCCGACGAGGCTCGGCCGCGTGGTGGCGCTGCGGGAGCGGACGGAGTGTCCGGCTGCTGCTGAAATGAGGGCATCACGATTTCTCCGACATTCGTTTGACGTGTGAACTGCGAAAACCTGGACGGATCAGGACATGCGGGTTCGGCGCCCGAAGACCGTGCGGCTCGGGTCGGTGCTTTCGGTTCAGCCGTCCTGACGGCGCGCGGCATCGCGCCGCGCCGAGAGGTGCTGCGGGTCGATGAAGTTCGAGATCGCCACCGGGCTGTTCGGCCTCGGTGACCGAGACGGTGATGCCCGTTCAGGGCCAGGGACTCAGCAGTCCCACCGACTCATGCATCGGCGGAGGCGTTCGTGGATCACTGCGCTCCGGTGGTCGTCGCGTCCCACGAACCCAGTGGCGTCCCGGCCGGACGTCGTGATGCCCGGTGTGGTGACCGAACGGTGAGCATCGCGCCTACCGGTGGATCTTCTCCACTGATTTCCGCTATAGTGGAACGGACGATGCCAACGTAACCCGGCCAACCGGGAGCGTCAACTGTAGTGGTTTCTTGATGTTGTGATTCCGCTATAGTGGACCCAGGGAGTGGGTGGTCGACATGCCCGACAAGACCGACATGAGCTTCGCCGCACGCCTGCGCAGGCTGTTCGACAGCGTCACGAAGGAAGGCGGCGAGAAGTACACCGCGACCGAGGTGGCCGCCGAGATCACCGCCCGCGGCAAGGTCAAGGTGTCCAAGACCTACCTCTACGACCTGCTCAACGGGCAGAAGACCTCACCGAGCTGGCAACTCGTGCAAGCCCTAGCGGACTTCTTCGAAGTCCAGCTCGACTACTTCTCCGACAGCGACCGCGCCCACGACCTCAACCGCCAGTACGAGGCGCTGGCAGTGCTCGGCGAAGCCGGCGCCCAACGCATCGCCGCCCGCGCCAGCGAACTCTCCCCCGACGCCCTCGAAAGCGTCATGCGCTTCATCGAATTCCAAGCCGACCAGAGCAGGAAACAACACCCGGAAGGGTGAGCACACCTCATTGGCATCACCAGGACGAGCGGGAGACGGTAAGCAGCGGAACAGGACTTGACCGTAAAGCGGGGTGCCGGTTGCACACGGATGGCTTCGTCGAGATCGACGGCGGCAAGCTGTACTACGAGCTCCGCGGTCAAGGACCGCCGGTCCTGCTCATTCAGGGTGGGCTCAGCGAAGCCGGCGCCACCACGCAGCTCGCCGACCGCTTGGTCGCCGCAGGGCAGCAGGTGATCACCTACGACCGGCGCGGTCTCTCCCGCAGCCCGGTCGCCAGCACTGAACCGTCGGTGAGAATGCAGCTGCACGCCCGCGACGCCGCCACCCTGCTCGCCGCAGTCGCGGACCGACCGGCCCGGATCGTCGGCCCGAGCATCGGCGCCGTGATCGGACTCCACCTCACCG
This window of the Saccharopolyspora gloriosae genome carries:
- a CDS encoding type IV secretory system conjugative DNA transfer family protein — encoded protein: MGARIGYDTLSGGAFHCSPIDWVLAGLVTNPNLVVFGEPGRGKSSTVVALLLRMMLFGTRTLISGDVKGEYSPLVRALGIEPIALGRGSPARLNALDLGPITTRWDSWSVARQRDELDGVLGRWTKLLTALAEAQGYAATVSDEAVLSHVLRRLVGAEDGYTGLRQVTVPAVHHALAHPDRALIDRARFADERQFLDTLRPITDALGNLISGPLAGLFDEPTNFALDWAAPIQSMDLSQLRSRGDQAVAVALTVLGSWSSLITDLQEDGEIRIVVRDEVWRQMRLGVKAVQAVDSDLRLSRTERKIQILVGHKPSDFLSVGNTGSQEVAIAQDLLALCSTRILFGQSTRVADDLAEDLGLGEPEQDVTTGWCMERQGRALWKLENQPGFKIQTVLSGVEKAVFDTNAQLRVKGG
- a CDS encoding helix-turn-helix domain-containing protein; this encodes MPDKTDMSFAARLRRLFDSVTKEGGEKYTATEVAAEITARGKVKVSKTYLYDLLNGQKTSPSWQLVQALADFFEVQLDYFSDSDRAHDLNRQYEALAVLGEAGAQRIAARASELSPDALESVMRFIEFQADQSRKQHPEG
- a CDS encoding SCO6880 family protein; its protein translation is MSGNVRIYRGLARRERAGWIMGLTPVQAVTCLVLSAPVLWAVSAGRFLDALMLFAGCGGVAVLVVVPVRGRPALRWLGHLLLHQLGVATGWSRWQSAAAAGHPVDPDEPDLPGVLQRVELPDGPPLRDQGRVCLIHDTGDGRWGASARLTHSGVGLLSAEQCERLAARLGNLLLSIGHRDVVDRLSLLVRTVPDDGTEHEVWRREHEVADAPELARRVADELDRTIGNAGVRHEVFVTVSGTEDALRKPAAAAGGGVHGRARVLYRVLDGLEDPLKAMGATSVTWLSGSDLAEAVRTSFNPDSSAVLRAAHLTGGAEGGLPKAAAGPVASPSPSMRRYDHDAYSTVSYSVLMPDAGTVFGSLSPLLAVRTAGERRCVAIHYEVLDSRRAGREVQSIRFRTGVLRDFKAHKGFSASAVEERAAGGAQAQERAVAAGHSLVRYSVAAAVTVPATWQVEDHAARLENDSAGRFRLLRLDLAQDSGFVAACVPLGIGLPRSRGGLL